A genomic region of Methanobacterium sp. SMA-27 contains the following coding sequences:
- a CDS encoding restriction endonuclease has translation MEKDRLVRFVGKVMEESGFKVYKDFKTSRYIIDIYGVLPTIVGDMGVVVACKNYDEHWEVGLDVLKEMEMVGKTLKASKIVVITTSYFTNSASNYAGRRNIKLIDKDGLVTIAKKFSKKENEIYETNVIDENEDSETYIPSTKSSKGPSIFHAGKRSLSKSRRSKSVGRNLNLGNFMPGFKGIMSNTIALIIIVLLLSSLITYIIGLFNKNTALIGVSKILSSAILSYGLVFYADRDPNVVLTKGTIVFFVSMIIYVVLIVLL, from the coding sequence TTGGAAAAAGATAGGTTGGTCAGGTTCGTTGGAAAGGTTATGGAAGAATCTGGATTCAAGGTCTACAAGGACTTCAAAACTTCCCGCTATATAATAGACATCTATGGAGTTTTACCTACCATTGTAGGAGATATGGGTGTTGTAGTGGCCTGTAAAAACTATGATGAACATTGGGAAGTCGGATTAGATGTATTGAAGGAAATGGAAATGGTTGGTAAGACCCTTAAAGCATCGAAGATTGTCGTAATTACCACATCTTACTTCACTAATAGCGCGTCAAATTATGCGGGAAGAAGAAATATTAAACTTATTGATAAAGATGGTTTAGTGACAATAGCAAAAAAATTCTCCAAAAAAGAAAATGAAATATATGAAACAAATGTAATCGATGAAAACGAAGATTCAGAAACATATATCCCTTCGACTAAATCATCAAAAGGACCATCAATTTTCCATGCAGGGAAAAGAAGTTTATCTAAAAGTAGAAGATCAAAAAGTGTTGGAAGGAATTTGAATCTTGGAAACTTTATGCCGGGATTCAAAGGTATTATGAGTAACACTATTGCGCTAATTATAATAGTACTATTATTATCATCATTGATAACCTATATAATAGGCCTATTTAATAAAAACACTGCCCTTATTGGTGTTTCCAAGATACTATCTTCAGCTATCCTATCATACGGTCTTGTCTTTTATGCAGATAGGGATCCAAATGTGGTACTTACTAAAGGAACAATTGTTTTCTTCGTTTCAATGATAATATATGTTGTTCTAATTGTGTTGCTATAA